One genomic segment of Pseudomonadota bacterium includes these proteins:
- a CDS encoding alginate lyase family protein, with translation MQQPAWYLRRLRRMSGAEVVHRLARGVRTVSSQFTSSSLPPRDALATDFRFLPPFIALSPDVLLAAADRVLAGRYSLFDLDDCELGDPPQWNRDPLTHRVAGVRRANAIDYRDEREVGNIKYLWEANRHLHLATLAQAHALTGDSRYAFCIQRQVDSWIEQCPVGRGPNWVSSLELGIRLINWSFAWQLLGGSRAKLFATPEGAAFRDRWLHSVYEQTRMVAGNLSRFSSANNHLIGEAAGIYIAASTWPLWPQMHVWGERCREILEVECHKQNAPDGGNREQAFAYQIFVLDFLLIAGLAARARGEDFSPVYWRRLEQMVDFLASMTSYAGRLPMIGDGDDGQVVRVAPEPGFSPHGSLLATGAVLFDRPDLAVKAGALDGKTATLLGVEAVRRLAHLRQRGRAGFRPQTQFSESGYYLLGTAFETPDEVRLLVDAGPLGYLSLAAHGHADALAFTLEIGDKEILIDPGTYSYHTDPAWRRYFRSTLAHNTVGIDGEDQSQQAGNFMWSEHARARCIEFQAGAGRQRFVGEHYGYERLADPVVHRREIVFDSDEQSIEVNDRLRCSGEHSARRAWHFAENCQVEPADGGLKVTQGTTQLYFESLDELQRVEIHRGGSPEQGGWISRHFGRKVPCTTVLWYSRVRGDTALRTRITFTRSRFSGV, from the coding sequence ATGCAGCAACCCGCCTGGTACCTCCGGCGCTTGAGGCGCATGTCGGGCGCCGAGGTCGTGCACCGGCTGGCGCGCGGCGTGCGCACCGTGTCCTCCCAGTTCACGTCGAGCTCCCTGCCGCCGCGCGACGCGCTCGCCACCGATTTCCGTTTTCTGCCGCCGTTCATCGCCTTGTCGCCGGATGTATTGCTCGCCGCGGCCGATCGCGTGCTCGCGGGCCGGTATTCGCTGTTCGATCTCGACGATTGCGAGCTCGGCGATCCGCCGCAGTGGAATCGCGACCCGCTGACTCACCGCGTCGCGGGCGTGCGACGGGCGAATGCGATCGACTATCGCGACGAGCGCGAAGTCGGAAACATCAAGTATCTGTGGGAGGCAAACCGACATCTGCATTTGGCGACATTGGCGCAGGCCCATGCGCTTACCGGAGACTCGCGCTATGCGTTTTGCATTCAGCGGCAGGTCGATTCGTGGATAGAGCAGTGCCCCGTGGGCCGCGGGCCCAACTGGGTGAGTTCGCTCGAGCTCGGAATCCGGCTCATCAACTGGAGTTTCGCCTGGCAGCTGCTCGGCGGCTCGCGCGCGAAACTGTTCGCGACCCCGGAGGGCGCGGCTTTTCGCGATCGCTGGTTGCACTCGGTGTACGAACAGACCCGCATGGTGGCCGGCAACCTGTCGCGCTTCTCGTCGGCCAACAATCACCTGATCGGCGAAGCCGCCGGCATCTACATCGCCGCCTCGACCTGGCCGCTGTGGCCCCAGATGCATGTCTGGGGCGAACGGTGCCGCGAGATCCTCGAAGTGGAATGCCACAAGCAGAACGCGCCCGATGGCGGCAACCGCGAGCAGGCGTTCGCTTACCAGATCTTCGTGCTCGACTTCCTGTTGATCGCCGGGCTCGCGGCGCGCGCGCGCGGCGAGGATTTCTCGCCTGTCTACTGGCGGCGGCTCGAACAGATGGTTGATTTCCTTGCCTCCATGACCAGTTATGCGGGCCGCCTGCCCATGATCGGCGACGGTGACGACGGGCAGGTGGTGCGAGTCGCGCCCGAGCCGGGCTTCTCGCCGCACGGATCGTTGCTCGCCACCGGCGCGGTGCTTTTCGACCGGCCGGATCTGGCCGTGAAAGCCGGCGCGCTCGACGGCAAGACCGCCACCTTGTTAGGCGTGGAGGCGGTACGCCGCCTCGCGCACCTGCGGCAACGCGGCCGCGCCGGTTTCCGGCCGCAGACGCAGTTCTCCGAATCGGGGTACTACCTGCTCGGTACTGCATTCGAGACGCCGGACGAAGTGCGGCTGCTGGTCGACGCGGGGCCGCTCGGCTACCTGAGTCTCGCCGCGCACGGGCATGCCGACGCGTTGGCCTTCACGCTCGAGATCGGCGACAAGGAGATCCTGATCGATCCGGGCACATACTCCTATCACACCGATCCGGCGTGGCGGCGCTACTTCCGCAGCACGCTGGCGCACAACACCGTCGGCATCGACGGCGAAGACCAGTCGCAGCAGGCCGGCAATTTCATGTGGAGCGAACACGCGCGCGCGCGCTGCATCGAGTTCCAGGCCGGCGCGGGGCGGCAGCGTTTCGTCGGCGAACACTACGGCTATGAGCGGCTGGCGGATCCGGTGGTTCACCGCCGCGAGATCGTATTCGACTCGGACGAACAATCGATCGAGGTGAACGACCGGCTGCGTTGCAGCGGCGAACACAGCGCCCGGCGCGCCTGGCACTTCGCGGAGAACTGCCAGGTCGAACCGGCCGACGGCGGACTCAAAGTCACGCAGGGCACGACCCAGTTGTATTTCGAGTCGCTCGATGAGCTGCAACGCGTCGAGATTCATCGCGGCGGGAGCCCCGAGCAGGGCGGGTGGATCTCGCGCCACTTCGGCCGCAAGGTGCCTTGCACCACCGTCCTGTGGTACTCCCGCGTGCGCGGCGATACCGCGCTGCGGACCCGTATCACCTTCACGAGGTCGCGTTTCAGTGGCGTCTGA
- a CDS encoding glycosyltransferase family 4 protein, translating to MTANPGTPARHVKPFPARLAPMPPDGRVKVLQFGPSLSVKGGVTSVAQLILDYLPPYVSLEHIPTMEEGSTIAKYSTFARALQILRRSLESLEPTIVHIHMASRGSALRKLILAEMVARAGRPLILHAHGSEFDGFHRKLPAAVRRNVNRSLQRANVFLTLSSQWRDFYINECELSPSQVVVLPNPVRLPADVPDRSGRTQPVQFLHLGRLGDRKGGYDLVNAFAGLPEALRNRARLVMAGDGDVEGMRKLAAPLGDRVVVYSWIERAERDRLLAQSDVFALPSRAEGVPMALLEAMANGLPSITTPVGGIPDVFTDGQEGALVTPGNVEQIRAAMVQMIAQDDARLAAGRAARERARQFDVHVYARRLADIYQRIAPVAEMKEIA from the coding sequence ATGACCGCCAACCCCGGCACACCCGCCCGACACGTCAAGCCGTTCCCGGCGCGGCTCGCACCGATGCCGCCCGACGGCCGCGTGAAGGTGCTGCAGTTCGGTCCCAGCCTGTCGGTGAAGGGCGGCGTGACGTCGGTCGCGCAGCTCATCCTCGACTATCTACCGCCGTACGTATCGCTCGAACACATCCCGACGATGGAGGAGGGTTCCACCATCGCGAAGTATTCGACCTTCGCGCGCGCGCTGCAGATCCTGCGCCGCTCGCTCGAATCGCTCGAGCCGACCATCGTGCACATCCACATGGCGTCGCGCGGCAGCGCGCTGCGCAAGCTGATCCTCGCCGAGATGGTGGCGCGGGCCGGGCGGCCCCTGATCCTGCATGCGCATGGCTCGGAGTTCGACGGCTTTCACCGCAAGCTGCCGGCGGCGGTGCGCCGCAATGTCAATCGCTCGCTGCAGCGCGCGAACGTGTTCCTGACGTTGTCTTCGCAGTGGCGCGATTTTTATATCAACGAGTGCGAGCTGTCGCCCTCGCAGGTGGTGGTGTTGCCGAATCCGGTGCGGCTGCCCGCGGACGTGCCCGACCGTTCGGGTCGCACACAGCCCGTGCAGTTCCTGCACCTGGGCCGCCTCGGCGACCGCAAGGGCGGCTACGACCTCGTGAATGCCTTCGCGGGCCTGCCCGAGGCCCTGCGCAATCGTGCGCGCCTCGTGATGGCGGGCGACGGGGACGTCGAGGGAATGCGCAAGCTGGCCGCGCCGCTCGGTGACCGGGTGGTCGTGTATTCGTGGATCGAACGCGCCGAACGCGATCGCCTGCTCGCGCAGAGCGACGTGTTCGCATTGCCGTCGCGCGCCGAAGGCGTGCCGATGGCCTTGCTCGAGGCGATGGCCAACGGGCTGCCGTCGATCACCACGCCGGTGGGCGGCATTCCCGACGTGTTCACCGACGGCCAGGAAGGCGCGCTGGTGACGCCGGGCAATGTCGAGCAGATCCGCGCGGCGATGGTCCAGATGATCGCGCAGGATGACGCGCGGCTCGCGGCCGGCCGCGCCGCGCGCGAACGCGCGCGGCAGTTCGACGTGCACGTGTACGCGCGCCGGCTGGCCGACATCTATCAACGAATCGCCCCGGTGGCGGAGATGAAGGAAATCGCATGA
- a CDS encoding glycosyltransferase, which produces MNIRAVADAGISGLTPVKTGVANMTTRPDGLFLLNNLGVGGSERKIVRLANRLKDEGVHVSLVSLNGPYTIEQGIRRDVPLRKLERQGKFSLRALWRLREIIVRERPATVVAVNLYQALYVTLATLLLPYRPRTVALVNTSTFRGHRFMKRLYQAVLSRFNLTVHGSDAQRHFWLKPDRRAADNSTVIYNGVDSDHFEPTGSFEAAKRLRASLGLKPDSFLMGTVGRLAPEKNQDVLLTSLRHLRLARVDAHLVLAGGGPLREMLRRRAHDLAIADRVHFIGEIDDVRPVLAALDVFVLPSVAVESFSNAALEAMSMGRPVILSNIGGAREMIQDGVEGYVVSHTELAARLPALLSALYADQRKRQLMGRAARARAVSCFSVPAMVAGYRGLLNHGDLQ; this is translated from the coding sequence ATGAACATTCGCGCGGTCGCGGACGCAGGCATATCCGGCCTCACGCCGGTGAAGACGGGCGTGGCGAACATGACGACACGACCCGATGGCCTGTTCCTGCTCAACAATCTCGGCGTCGGCGGATCGGAGCGCAAGATCGTGCGGCTCGCCAATCGCCTCAAGGATGAAGGCGTACACGTCTCGCTGGTTTCGCTCAATGGTCCTTACACCATCGAGCAGGGCATCCGGCGCGACGTGCCGCTGCGCAAGCTCGAGCGCCAGGGAAAGTTTTCCCTGCGGGCGCTGTGGCGGCTGCGCGAGATCATCGTGCGCGAGCGGCCCGCCACCGTGGTCGCGGTCAATCTCTACCAGGCGCTGTACGTGACGTTGGCTACGCTGCTGCTGCCGTACCGGCCGCGCACGGTGGCCCTGGTGAATACGTCGACCTTCCGCGGCCACCGGTTCATGAAGCGGCTGTACCAGGCGGTGCTGAGCCGGTTCAACCTCACGGTGCATGGCTCGGATGCGCAGCGGCACTTCTGGTTGAAACCGGATCGGCGCGCGGCGGACAACTCGACGGTCATCTACAACGGCGTCGATTCCGATCACTTCGAGCCCACCGGTTCGTTCGAGGCGGCGAAACGCCTGCGCGCCTCGCTCGGGCTCAAGCCCGATTCCTTTCTCATGGGCACCGTGGGCCGCCTCGCGCCGGAGAAGAACCAGGACGTGCTGTTGACGTCGTTGCGCCACCTGCGCCTGGCACGTGTCGACGCGCACCTCGTGCTGGCCGGCGGCGGGCCGTTGCGTGAAATGCTGCGGCGGCGCGCGCACGACCTGGCCATCGCCGACCGCGTGCACTTCATCGGCGAGATCGACGATGTGCGGCCGGTGCTGGCGGCGCTCGACGTGTTCGTATTGCCCTCGGTGGCGGTCGAATCGTTCTCGAACGCGGCGCTCGAAGCGATGTCCATGGGACGCCCGGTGATCCTGTCGAACATCGGCGGCGCGCGCGAAATGATCCAGGACGGGGTGGAAGGCTACGTCGTCTCGCACACCGAGCTGGCCGCGCGATTGCCGGCCCTTCTTTCCGCGCTGTATGCAGACCAACGCAAGCGGCAACTGATGGGGCGGGCGGCGCGCGCCCGCGCGGTCAGCTGCTTTTCAGTGCCGGCCATGGTCGCGGGCTACCGCGGCCTGCTCAATCACGGAGATTTGCAATGA
- a CDS encoding glycosyltransferase family 4 protein — protein MNTKVRKVCIVGLDSYGMLSGDGLKYVGGEAVQHVLLARAWRDLGHEVSMIVFDEGPQMRREIDGIKVIPAYARQAGIPGLRFFHPRASKLVAALFAVDADVYYQSPAGANTGITAWFCRMTGKNFIFRVASDSDCEKEHGRIRFGRDRMLYDFGLKRADLVAAQTEFQAQLLREHHALECPVINMMVEPPQRGAAPARKDIDVLWVSNLRALKRPELALELARQLPDIGFTLAGGPMPGGQTYFDDVAAAAARLPNVRMLGAVKYADTGALFDRARVFLNTSSIEGFPNTFLQAWIRGVPVVSFFDPDGMVHRLQLGRIATSVDDMREALRGLLDVDVYRETVGRRARDFACREYTSGVAVRYLELLDARLERPQVGATHGGTIQ, from the coding sequence ATGAACACGAAAGTTCGCAAGGTTTGCATCGTCGGGCTGGATTCATACGGCATGTTGTCCGGCGACGGGTTGAAATACGTCGGCGGCGAGGCGGTGCAGCACGTGCTGCTGGCGCGCGCCTGGCGCGATCTCGGCCACGAAGTCTCGATGATAGTTTTCGACGAAGGCCCGCAGATGCGGCGCGAGATCGACGGCATCAAGGTCATTCCGGCGTACGCGCGTCAGGCGGGAATCCCCGGCCTGCGGTTTTTCCATCCGCGCGCGAGCAAGCTGGTGGCCGCGCTGTTCGCGGTCGACGCGGATGTGTACTACCAGTCACCGGCCGGAGCCAACACGGGCATCACGGCGTGGTTCTGCCGGATGACGGGCAAGAACTTCATCTTCCGTGTCGCGTCGGATTCCGACTGCGAGAAGGAGCACGGCCGGATCCGCTTCGGCCGCGACCGTATGTTGTACGACTTCGGACTCAAACGTGCCGACCTGGTGGCCGCGCAGACGGAATTCCAGGCGCAGCTGCTGCGCGAGCATCACGCGCTCGAATGCCCGGTCATCAACATGATGGTCGAGCCGCCGCAACGCGGCGCCGCTCCTGCGCGCAAGGACATCGACGTTCTGTGGGTCAGCAATCTGCGCGCGCTCAAGCGGCCGGAACTCGCGCTCGAGCTGGCGCGCCAATTGCCCGATATCGGGTTCACGCTGGCCGGCGGGCCGATGCCCGGTGGACAGACTTATTTCGATGACGTCGCCGCGGCCGCGGCGCGCCTGCCGAACGTGCGCATGCTGGGCGCGGTGAAATATGCCGACACTGGCGCGTTGTTCGACCGCGCGCGCGTGTTCCTCAACACCTCGAGTATCGAAGGGTTCCCCAACACCTTCCTGCAGGCGTGGATTCGCGGCGTGCCGGTGGTGAGCTTCTTCGACCCGGACGGCATGGTGCATCGGCTGCAACTCGGCCGCATCGCGACCTCGGTCGACGACATGCGCGAGGCGCTGCGCGGCCTGCTCGACGTGGACGTCTATCGCGAAACCGTCGGCCGGCGCGCGCGCGACTTCGCGTGCCGCGAATACACCAGCGGCGTCGCGGTGCGTTATCTCGAACTACTCGATGCCAGGCTCGAACGGCCGCAGGTTGGCGCCACCCACGGAGGAACGATTCAATGA
- a CDS encoding O-antigen ligase family protein, producing the protein MVATFLALRLVIARSSIVAAGQMQTAFLIQIAYAIFTWLIAALVIKYQGYDLVDSGIKLKGSLIDYYIFFLVFLFGVQSVEDGTKVIKWMLLGVIFANAATVLDASGLIDLGYKERIDGRTQGALGESNQYAAYIILFIPAMVAAAVGARGLVRLFWVGGVFSCAAALMMTASRGGFVGLLVAIAAGAYLYRHLVSYNRIAGWVLGSLALFVIAMSLSKYGGLLTERVFGQSGNIDANEATSGRTEIWANLFETMFHAPITFITGFGWDVYWSFPFRFSPHNHYFSLWFNLGLVGLFTGAYLLFSAIGRARRASLEAEPAIRRQLIAFVLGGTAVCVAVCFVELHEPWISFWMYTGVVMRLISCAQERPVPLPVPDRRSIRPALPRDAYGWVGAQGRR; encoded by the coding sequence ATGGTCGCGACTTTTCTCGCGCTGCGCCTGGTGATCGCGCGCAGCTCCATCGTCGCGGCGGGACAGATGCAGACCGCATTCCTGATCCAGATCGCCTACGCGATCTTCACCTGGCTGATCGCGGCGCTGGTGATCAAGTACCAGGGTTATGACCTGGTAGACAGCGGGATCAAGCTCAAGGGCAGCCTGATCGACTACTACATCTTTTTCCTCGTGTTCCTGTTCGGCGTGCAGAGCGTCGAGGACGGCACGAAGGTCATCAAGTGGATGTTGCTCGGTGTGATCTTCGCCAATGCCGCCACGGTGTTGGACGCCAGCGGCCTCATCGATCTGGGATACAAGGAACGCATCGACGGCCGCACCCAGGGCGCGTTGGGCGAGTCCAACCAGTACGCCGCGTACATCATCCTCTTCATCCCCGCCATGGTCGCCGCCGCGGTTGGTGCGCGCGGCCTGGTGCGGCTGTTCTGGGTCGGCGGCGTGTTCTCGTGTGCCGCGGCGTTGATGATGACGGCTTCGCGCGGCGGCTTCGTCGGTCTGCTCGTCGCCATCGCGGCCGGCGCCTATCTATACCGGCATCTCGTGTCGTACAACCGCATCGCCGGCTGGGTGCTCGGGTCGCTGGCGTTGTTCGTCATCGCGATGAGCCTGTCGAAGTACGGCGGCCTGCTCACCGAACGGGTGTTCGGCCAGAGCGGCAACATCGACGCCAACGAGGCGACGTCCGGCCGCACGGAGATCTGGGCCAACCTGTTCGAAACGATGTTCCACGCGCCGATCACGTTCATCACCGGTTTCGGCTGGGACGTGTACTGGTCGTTCCCGTTCCGCTTCTCGCCGCACAACCATTATTTCTCGCTGTGGTTCAACCTCGGCCTGGTCGGGCTGTTCACCGGCGCCTACCTACTGTTCTCGGCGATCGGCCGCGCGCGGCGTGCCAGCCTCGAGGCGGAGCCCGCGATCCGCCGGCAGCTCATCGCCTTCGTATTGGGAGGCACGGCGGTGTGTGTCGCCGTCTGCTTCGTCGAATTGCACGAACCCTGGATCTCCTTCTGGATGTACACCGGCGTCGTCATGCGGCTGATCTCGTGCGCGCAGGAAAGACCGGTGCCCTTGCCTGTACCAGACAGGCGTTCCATCCGGCCCGCGCTTCCACGCGACGCCTATGGCTGGGTCGGCGCGCAGGGGCGCAGATGA
- a CDS encoding undecaprenyl-phosphate glucose phosphotransferase — translation MNDYQHQVSQPIIFKRGHSLVAPAMLWLMDALPAVLAGVMFYPLCRVFDVDFDKPFVVLSILAATATLAVLPPHNQSTQVIAPPLELATNLLLRWAALVAALLALGYMTKYSETFSRRVVVTWVLVTPVLLVMLSLVLQSATRALLQDATQARRAIVIGCTTASMELTRRLSQHNELGISVAGFFDDRGSDRLGCSRHAQLLGRFSDVAAFVNTRSIDMIFFAIAPGQVTRVRELMNELGDTTASIYFVPDITGFDAIQQRTSEILGFPVVAMRETPFHGYRGLIKRLMDVSIAGAALLLLSPLLLGIAWAVKRGSAGPVLFRQRRYGLDGREILVYKFRTMTVCEDGARVTQARRSDQRVTPIGKHLRRWSLDELPQLFNVIQGTMSLVGPRPHAVAHNEEYRKLIKRYMVRHKVLPGITGLAQVRGCRGETTRVEDMEARVVFDLEYMRNWSPLLDLQILVATAFAVIKTDRAY, via the coding sequence ATGAACGATTACCAGCACCAGGTGAGTCAGCCGATCATATTCAAACGCGGCCACTCGCTGGTCGCGCCCGCGATGCTGTGGCTGATGGATGCGTTGCCCGCGGTGCTCGCCGGCGTGATGTTCTATCCACTGTGCCGCGTGTTCGACGTCGACTTCGACAAACCCTTCGTGGTCCTGTCGATTCTCGCGGCGACCGCCACGCTCGCGGTGTTGCCGCCGCATAACCAGTCGACGCAGGTCATCGCTCCGCCGCTCGAGCTTGCGACGAACCTGTTGCTGCGCTGGGCGGCGCTGGTCGCGGCGCTGCTGGCGCTCGGTTACATGACCAAGTATTCCGAGACCTTCTCGCGGCGCGTGGTGGTGACCTGGGTGCTGGTGACGCCGGTGTTGCTGGTGATGTTGTCGCTGGTACTGCAGTCCGCCACGCGGGCGTTATTGCAGGATGCCACCCAGGCGCGGCGCGCCATCGTCATCGGCTGCACCACGGCGAGCATGGAACTGACGCGCAGGCTCAGCCAGCACAACGAACTCGGCATCTCCGTGGCGGGTTTCTTCGACGACCGCGGCAGCGACCGCCTCGGCTGCTCCCGGCACGCGCAGCTGCTGGGGCGTTTCAGCGACGTCGCGGCATTCGTCAACACGCGCAGCATCGACATGATCTTCTTCGCGATCGCACCGGGGCAGGTGACCCGCGTGCGCGAGCTCATGAACGAGCTCGGCGACACCACCGCGTCCATCTACTTCGTGCCGGACATCACCGGCTTCGACGCCATCCAGCAGCGCACCAGCGAGATCCTCGGCTTCCCGGTCGTGGCGATGCGCGAGACGCCGTTTCACGGCTATCGCGGTCTCATCAAACGCCTCATGGACGTGAGCATCGCGGGCGCCGCGCTGCTGCTGCTCTCGCCATTGTTGTTAGGTATCGCGTGGGCGGTGAAGCGCGGTTCGGCCGGTCCGGTTTTGTTCCGGCAACGCCGCTACGGTCTCGACGGCCGCGAGATTCTGGTCTACAAGTTTCGCACCATGACGGTGTGCGAAGACGGCGCGCGCGTGACGCAGGCGCGCCGCAGCGATCAACGCGTGACACCGATCGGGAAACATCTGCGCCGCTGGTCGCTCGACGAACTACCGCAGCTGTTCAACGTAATTCAAGGAACCATGAGCCTCGTAGGACCCCGCCCACATGCGGTGGCACACAACGAGGAGTACCGCAAGCTGATCAAACGGTACATGGTTCGTCACAAGGTGCTGCCGGGAATCACGGGGCTCGCGCAGGTGCGGGGTTGCCGCGGTGAGACCACACGCGTCGAGGACATGGAAGCGCGCGTCGTGTTCGATCTCGAATACATGCGCAACTGGTCGCCGCTGCTGGATCTGCAGATTCTCGTGGCCACGGCCTTCGCCGTGATCAAGACGGATCGGGCGTACTGA
- a CDS encoding pectate lyase has translation MQFATVRRLLTQRFLLAAAVLALAATSAHAVPVIPGAAGFGMDNPAGRGGTVIKVTNLNASGPGSLKACASDFNGPRVCVFEVSGVIRITEDMMIRWNNITIAGQTAPSPGIMIRGAALRIQASNVLVQHIRVRAGDDPNGPDPANRDSLKIEGTAAKPVANIVIDHCSFGWAVDEIASVWGVHDNVTFTNNIFAEPLNQSIHPTDDGKAIESHGFGVIFGSSPSGGRVTLTNNLMADIVERNPLSRTRELVMVNNVVYNRVNFDVDLQSEKGISTRNSVVGNVFLKGPSFTLKTKPIYLRTKGSFTLLAGSKVYVKDNYAPENGGSAVASLVQFTGGDIISGLLQTATAPTWNTGLNVRTTANNAVYNSVLKYAGARPSDRDAVEKRIVKQVQDRKGAIINCVASNGSERCKLNAGGWPSYAQNTRKLTIPANPGTMTSNGYTNLENWLHSMDQTVQGVTAAESPTSPPSLSVR, from the coding sequence ATGCAGTTCGCCACCGTTCGCCGTTTGCTGACGCAACGATTTCTGCTGGCCGCCGCCGTGCTGGCACTGGCCGCGACCAGTGCTCACGCAGTGCCCGTGATTCCTGGCGCCGCGGGCTTCGGGATGGACAATCCGGCGGGCCGGGGAGGCACCGTGATCAAGGTGACCAACCTCAACGCCAGCGGACCCGGTTCGCTCAAGGCCTGCGCCAGCGACTTCAACGGTCCGCGTGTCTGCGTGTTCGAAGTGTCGGGGGTCATCCGCATCACCGAAGACATGATGATCCGCTGGAACAACATCACGATCGCCGGCCAGACCGCGCCGTCGCCCGGCATCATGATCCGCGGTGCAGCGCTGCGCATCCAGGCATCGAATGTTCTCGTGCAGCACATCCGCGTGCGCGCCGGCGACGATCCGAACGGCCCGGATCCGGCCAATCGCGATTCGCTCAAGATCGAAGGCACGGCGGCCAAGCCGGTCGCGAATATCGTGATCGACCATTGTTCGTTCGGTTGGGCGGTGGATGAAATCGCCAGCGTCTGGGGCGTGCACGACAACGTCACCTTCACGAACAACATCTTCGCGGAGCCGTTGAACCAGTCCATCCATCCGACGGATGACGGCAAGGCGATCGAAAGCCATGGCTTCGGTGTGATCTTCGGCAGCAGCCCGAGCGGTGGCCGCGTGACGCTCACCAACAATCTCATGGCGGACATCGTCGAGAGAAATCCGCTGTCGCGCACGCGTGAACTGGTCATGGTCAACAACGTGGTCTACAACCGCGTCAATTTCGACGTCGACCTGCAGAGCGAGAAGGGGATCTCCACCAGGAACTCGGTGGTGGGCAATGTGTTCCTCAAGGGCCCGAGCTTCACGCTCAAGACCAAGCCAATCTATCTGCGCACCAAGGGCAGCTTCACGCTGCTGGCGGGCAGCAAGGTGTACGTGAAGGACAACTACGCACCGGAAAATGGCGGCAGCGCCGTTGCTTCGCTGGTGCAGTTCACCGGCGGCGACATCATCTCGGGATTGCTCCAGACCGCGACTGCACCGACGTGGAACACCGGTCTCAACGTGCGCACCACCGCGAACAACGCCGTCTACAACAGCGTGCTCAAGTACGCCGGCGCGCGGCCCAGCGACCGCGATGCGGTCGAGAAGCGCATCGTCAAGCAGGTGCAGGACCGCAAGGGCGCCATCATCAACTGCGTCGCGAGCAACGGCAGCGAGCGCTGCAAACTGAACGCGGGCGGCTGGCCGAGTTACGCGCAGAACACGCGCAAGCTCACGATTCCTGCGAACCCGGGCACAATGACATCGAATGGCTACACCAATCTCGAGAACTGGTTGCATTCGATGGACCAGACTGTGCAAGGCGTGACGGCGGCCGAGAGTCCTACATCACCGCCGTCGCTGTCGGTGCGATGA
- a CDS encoding putative Ig domain-containing protein: MQFFARNGVRTFLPALALALCQGGCGGGGDAGSAAAPQGSAPTAPAPAANSAPSIDGAASAYAQVGVPYDFRPTVKDADGDALTFSAANLPPWATLDPKTGRIAGTPAADDVGAYESIVISVADATHTVKTGAFEITVLSVASGMAALQWEIPASKVNGSPLDDLAGYRILFGRSPEDLDHSVFIDGAAVTTYEISALDPGVWYFAVVAVNANGLEGPPSTAAMKSI, from the coding sequence ATGCAATTTTTCGCGCGTAACGGCGTAAGAACTTTCTTACCGGCACTGGCCCTGGCGCTCTGCCAAGGCGGGTGTGGTGGAGGCGGGGATGCGGGTTCTGCCGCTGCTCCGCAGGGAAGCGCGCCAACCGCTCCAGCCCCGGCAGCCAACTCGGCGCCTTCGATCGACGGCGCGGCGTCGGCCTACGCGCAGGTCGGTGTCCCCTATGACTTCCGGCCGACGGTCAAAGATGCCGACGGCGACGCCCTGACTTTCAGCGCCGCGAATCTGCCGCCGTGGGCGACCCTCGATCCGAAGACCGGCCGCATCGCGGGCACGCCGGCCGCGGACGACGTCGGCGCCTACGAATCCATCGTCATCAGCGTGGCGGACGCGACGCACACGGTGAAGACCGGCGCATTCGAGATCACCGTGTTGTCCGTCGCCAGCGGCATGGCGGCCCTGCAGTGGGAGATTCCTGCGTCGAAGGTCAACGGTTCTCCGCTCGACGATCTGGCCGGCTATCGCATCCTGTTCGGCCGCAGTCCGGAAGACCTCGACCACAGCGTCTTCATCGATGGCGCGGCCGTGACCACGTATGAAATCTCGGCGCTCGACCCGGGGGTCTGGTATTTCGCAGTAGTTGCCGTGAATGCGAACGGACTCGAGGGTCCGCCTTCGACCGCCGCGATGAAGTCCATTTGA